The Primulina tabacum isolate GXHZ01 chromosome 16, ASM2559414v2, whole genome shotgun sequence genome window below encodes:
- the LOC142529474 gene encoding ribonuclease TUDOR 2-like, with the protein MASATGWLRGRVKAVPSGDSLVLMGNSKAEIPQEKSITLSSLMAPKLGAPHRGGIDEPFAWDSREFLRKLSIGKEVTFKVDYTVSSINREFGSVVLGDKNVALVVVAAGWAKVKDVGQQKGEASPYLTELLRLEDQAKQQGVGRWSRVPGAAEASIRNLPPSAMSDPGSFDAVALLAANRGSPLEAIVDHVRDGSTLRVHLLPEYQYVQVFVAGIQAPSAGRRAASENAIVTDTASIEQNGGSVAESPAPLTSARRIAASSASMVEVPPDPFGREAKHFTETRVLHRDVSIA; encoded by the exons ATGGCGTCGGCAACTGGATGGTTGAGGGGAAGAGTTAAAGCTGTTCCGTCTGGAGACAGCTTGGTACTAATGGGAAACTCCAAGGCTGAAATTCCCCAAGAAAAGAGTATCACTTTGTCATCGTTAATGGCTCCAAAGTTG GGCGCACCACACAGAGGTGGTATCGACGAGCCTTTTGCATGGGACAGCAGAGAATTTCTGAGGAAGCTTAGTATTGGAAAG GAAGTCACTTTCAAAGTGGATTACACTGTTTCATCCATAAACCGGGAGTTCGGCTCCGTTGTTCTTGGAGACAAAAATGTGGCTTTAGTCGTCGTCGCTGCAGGCTGGGCGAag GTTAAAGATGTAGGTCAACAGAAAGGAGAAGCCAGTCCTTATTTAACAGAGTTGCTTCGGCTCGAAGACCAAGCCAAACAGCAAGGTGTGGGTCGCTGGAGCAGG GTACCGGGTGCTGCTGAGGCTTCCATTAGGAACTTGCCGCCATCAGCCATGAGCGATCCTGGCAGTTTTGATGCTGTGGCTCTCTTGGCCGCGAATAGAGGTAGTCCTTTGGAGGCTATCGTGGACCACGTCCGTGATGGAAGCACACTTCGTGTACATTTGCTTCCAGAATATCAGTATGTCCAAGTGTTTGTTGCTGGGATTCAG GCACCATCTGCAGGTAGGAGGGCTGCATCAGAAAATGCCATTGTAACTGACACAGCCTCGATTGAACAAAATGGAGGTTCAGTGGCGGAATCTCCTGCCCCATTAACATCTGCGAGGAGAATTGCTGCCTCTTCAGCATCCATGGTTGAAGTTCCTCCAGATCCCTTTGGTAGAGAAGCAAAGCATTTTACTGAGACTCGTGTGTTGCATAGAGATGTGAGTATTGCTTAG